A genomic region of Daphnia carinata strain CSIRO-1 chromosome 5, CSIRO_AGI_Dcar_HiC_V3, whole genome shotgun sequence contains the following coding sequences:
- the LOC130696930 gene encoding membrane progestin receptor gamma-B-like: MISSEMKKELYFPPSSASTTSGWTAGRRRFADWLPWKLFQDQMNPAKANHGWFIGRYARECLHILPKLPASFKWPVPPMSVLEWHQVDESLREPGIYYGYRPEVSSWTECCHSLFTANNETLNFWTHFFPTVFFIWRTVQLADQWNSKSDGLDSDYAQPFLIYMFSAILYPLMSAIAHGFSALSHRARAVLFFMDYAAINFYAYGSGLLYRAYVLPDSWMQMDANIYLGVCVFLSLASTTLTCTSRAIVRDVVAQRLMRLAAFTLPYIWVSIPLFVRLFDCFWYMEGSSSCPTADTLRATKLHLCQVIVALLASFCYASHLPERVLPGKFDYVGHSHNLLHICGVTATLFQMEGALIDMDVRRSHLIDNHLAMMDPFWDQWVPLVVLLGHVLLIAVFGLYIYWNEPQTIPACDKNKKCH; encoded by the exons atgatttcaagcgaaatgaaaaaagaactctATTTCCCGCCATCGTCTGCGAGTACGACGAGCGGTTGGACGGCCGGACGTCGTCGATTTGCCGATTGGTTGCCATGGAAACTGTTTCAAGATCAAATGAACCCCGCGAAAGCTAATCATGGCTGGTTCATTGGAAGATATGCTCGTGAATGTCTACACATTCTACCGAAATTGCCCGCCTCCTTCAAGTGGCCAGTCCCGCCCATGTCCGTCCTCGAATGGCATCAA GTAGATGAATCGCTGAGGGAGCCAGGTATTTATTACGGCTATCGTCCGGAAGTGTCCAGCTGGACGGAATGTTGCCACAGTCTTTTCACGGCCAACAACGAGACGCTCAATTTTTGGACGCATTTTTTCCCGACCGTCTTCTTCATCTGGCGCACCGTCCAATTGGCCGACCAGTGGAACAGCAAGTCAGACGGACTCGATTCCGATTACGCTCAACCCTTCCTGATTTACATGTTCTCGGCCATCTTGTATCCGCTCATGTCGGCCATCGCTCACGGCTTCTCGGCGCTGAGTCATCGAGCGCGGGCCGTTTTGTTCTTCATGGATTACGCGGCCATCAATTTCTACGCTTACGGTTCGGGACTGTTGTACAGAGCTTACGTCTTACCTGACAGCTGGATGCAGATGGATGCCAATATTTATTTAGGCGTGTGCGTTTTTCTCTCCTTGGCTTCGACGACGTTGACGTGCACGAGCCGCGCAATCGTCCGTGACGTCGTCGCTCAACGGCTCATGAGATTAGCCGCTTTTACTTTGCCCTACATTTGGGTTTCGATTCCGCTTTTCGTCCGTCTCTTCGATTGTTTCTGGTACATGGAAGGATCGTCTTCGTGTCCGACTGCCGACACCCTCAGGGCAACCAAATTACACCTGTGCCAGGTGATTGTCGCTCTGCTGGCCAGCTTCTGTTACGCCTCTCACTTGCCGGAGCGCGTTTTACCGGGCAAATTCGATTACGTCGGACACTCGCACAATTTACTACACATTTGTGGCGTCACTGCCACCTTGTTTCAAATGGAAGGTGCTCTCATCGACATGGACGTGCGTCGTTCTCATTTGATTGACAATCACTTGGCCATGATGGATCCGTTCTGGGACCAATGGGTTCCTCTTGTCGTCCTGCTGGGCCACGTCCTGCTCATCGCCGTCTTTGGTCTTTACATTTACTGGAACGAGCCGCAAACGATCCCCGCCtgcgataaaaataaaaagtgtcattaa